Proteins from a genomic interval of Anatilimnocola floriformis:
- a CDS encoding FadR/GntR family transcriptional regulator — MPTRTTKRRQTTAAKTRTRGVLAGSNRVEEVVVRLREQIVSGKLTANDSLPSEGDLATTYRVSRTVIREAMRILCTQGLVEISQGRRPRVKGADPQAAIVSLDALLSRGSGSLQHLTEVRLPLEVEIAGLAAERATAEQLQALAQTNDQLASANSLEECIEADIAFHRALAAATNNPLFVLLLETVAQLLRESRRRTLTQSGTQLAWEEHVKIYQTVAQHDPAAAREAMRQHMRLIKRDLAGLAQSGVSEK; from the coding sequence ATGCCCACCCGAACTACCAAACGCCGCCAGACCACCGCCGCCAAAACTCGCACGCGAGGAGTTCTGGCCGGTTCCAATCGCGTCGAAGAAGTCGTGGTGCGCCTGCGCGAGCAGATCGTCAGCGGCAAGCTGACGGCCAATGACTCGCTGCCGTCCGAAGGAGATCTGGCAACCACGTATCGCGTCTCGCGCACGGTCATTCGCGAAGCGATGCGGATTCTCTGCACCCAGGGACTCGTCGAGATTTCGCAGGGTCGTCGGCCGCGCGTGAAAGGGGCCGATCCGCAGGCGGCGATTGTTAGTCTCGATGCGTTATTGAGTCGCGGCAGCGGCTCGCTGCAACATCTGACCGAGGTTCGCCTGCCGCTCGAGGTGGAAATCGCCGGTCTCGCCGCGGAACGAGCGACGGCAGAGCAGCTGCAAGCGCTCGCACAAACCAACGATCAATTGGCCAGCGCCAATTCGCTGGAAGAATGCATCGAAGCCGATATCGCCTTTCACCGGGCACTAGCAGCGGCCACGAACAATCCGCTGTTTGTGCTGCTGCTGGAAACGGTCGCGCAATTGCTGCGTGAATCCCGCCGCCGCACGCTCACGCAGTCGGGCACGCAACTGGCTTGGGAGGAGCATGTGAAGATCTATCAAACGGTCGCCCAGCACGACCCGGCTGCGGCCCGCGAAGCCATGCGCCAGCACATGCGGTTGATCAAGCGGGACCTGGCGGGCTTGGCCCAAAGTGGGGTTAGTGAAAAATGA
- a CDS encoding DUF1559 domain-containing protein, whose translation MFQLKNRCRLGFTLVELLVVIAIIGVLVALLLPAVQAARESARRSQCSNNMKQLGLSAHNFADVNNSRLPPFVQIINPPTPSQTDTLSAYRTPGFGPNWVVLMLPYFEQRALYEQNATGINNFVASAGTDQSWRNVRLEQGTTTAIKLKNMICPTDLNSVKPFSLNGGSWGRGNYGANGGPSWLSFAVDGTSQATSFGGGCFGINKSPTLTEISNADGTANTIMIHEIRQGLTDNDRRGVWAMGVGGSSVTGAFSQGDATVPNDTLEYSDDIENCNDVRTSLGVGNSGLGKLRMGCSNDNLPNNWPNWQAQSRSLHPGGIQACFGDGGVRFISNTIAQTTWQAICGRNDGEIVTTSY comes from the coding sequence ATGTTCCAACTCAAAAATCGCTGCAGACTTGGGTTTACTCTCGTCGAATTGCTGGTGGTCATTGCCATCATTGGCGTGCTGGTGGCGTTGCTATTGCCGGCAGTACAAGCCGCGCGCGAATCGGCGCGACGGTCGCAATGCTCGAACAACATGAAACAGTTGGGGCTCTCTGCCCATAATTTCGCCGATGTGAATAACTCGCGGTTGCCGCCGTTCGTGCAAATCATCAACCCGCCGACACCTTCTCAAACCGACACTCTAAGCGCCTATCGCACACCTGGCTTTGGGCCCAATTGGGTCGTGCTGATGCTGCCGTATTTCGAACAGCGGGCTCTATATGAACAAAATGCGACGGGCATCAATAACTTCGTTGCCAGCGCCGGCACGGATCAATCGTGGCGGAATGTGCGCCTGGAGCAAGGAACGACTACGGCCATCAAGCTTAAAAACATGATTTGCCCAACCGACCTGAACAGCGTGAAGCCCTTCTCGTTGAATGGCGGCAGTTGGGGTCGCGGCAACTATGGCGCAAATGGCGGACCAAGCTGGCTGTCGTTCGCGGTGGATGGAACTTCGCAGGCGACTTCATTCGGCGGCGGCTGCTTCGGCATTAATAAGAGCCCGACATTGACCGAAATCAGCAACGCTGACGGTACCGCAAACACCATCATGATTCACGAGATCCGACAGGGTCTTACCGACAACGACCGTCGCGGCGTGTGGGCGATGGGCGTGGGGGGCTCGAGCGTCACGGGTGCGTTTTCCCAAGGAGATGCGACCGTTCCGAATGACACCCTTGAGTATTCCGACGACATTGAAAACTGCAACGACGTGCGAACCTCGCTGGGCGTAGGCAATTCCGGTCTCGGCAAACTTCGCATGGGTTGCTCGAACGACAACTTGCCCAACAACTGGCCCAACTGGCAGGCTCAATCACGCAGCTTGCACCCGGGCGGCATTCAAGCTTGTTTTGGTGACGGCGGTGTTCGCTTCATCAGCAACACGATTGCCCAAACCACTTGGCAGGCCATTTGCGGCCGTAACGATGGCGAAATAGTAACGACCAGTTATTAA
- a CDS encoding GlsB/YeaQ/YmgE family stress response membrane protein, which yields MDILWFIIIGIVAGWLAGVIMKGGGYGLLGDLLLGIIGAIVGGWFFRLIGIAAGGLLGSLITATVGAVIFIAILRLIKRA from the coding sequence ATGGATATTCTCTGGTTCATCATCATCGGCATCGTCGCGGGTTGGCTAGCCGGAGTCATTATGAAGGGAGGCGGCTATGGCCTCCTGGGTGACTTGCTGCTCGGCATCATCGGCGCAATTGTGGGCGGCTGGTTCTTCCGCCTCATCGGCATCGCCGCCGGCGGCTTGCTCGGCAGCCTGATCACGGCGACCGTGGGCGCGGTGATCTTTATTGCGATCTTGCGGCTGATCAAGCGTGCCTAG
- the mqnC gene encoding cyclic dehypoxanthinyl futalosine synthase, giving the protein MIDTILSKAVAGQRITPEEGLALLQSNDLAAIGRAADAVTRRLHPEPIRTYNIDRNINYTNICTAVCDFCAFYRKPKSPEGYVLDRAELLQKVRETAELGGDQILMQGGLHPDYKLEWYEELLHDIRSNFPQINPHAFSPPEIYHFTKVNKLPLRTVLERLKAAGLGSLPGGGGEILVDRVRGAMTRGKVMTDDWLNVMRVWHELGGRGSATMMFGHIETLAERIEHLERLRQLQDETHGFTAFICWTFQPDHTDMAHIPPAGSFEYLKTQAVSRLYLDNFPNIQSSWVTQGMKIGQLALLFGANDMGSLMIEENVVAEAGTVHFLTLDQIRDSITELGYTPRQRNVHYELLSLDHEARAVAANRKPKPLPLVQLAS; this is encoded by the coding sequence ATGATCGACACTATTCTCAGCAAAGCAGTCGCCGGCCAGCGGATCACTCCGGAAGAAGGCCTCGCGCTGCTGCAATCGAACGACCTCGCTGCCATCGGCCGTGCTGCTGATGCCGTGACGCGTCGTCTCCATCCCGAGCCGATCCGCACGTACAACATCGATCGGAATATCAACTACACCAACATCTGCACTGCCGTCTGCGATTTCTGCGCGTTCTATCGCAAACCGAAATCGCCCGAAGGCTATGTGCTCGATCGGGCGGAGCTGCTGCAAAAAGTTCGCGAGACTGCCGAGCTCGGCGGCGATCAAATCCTGATGCAAGGCGGCCTGCATCCCGACTACAAACTGGAGTGGTACGAAGAGCTGCTACACGACATTCGTAGCAACTTCCCGCAGATCAATCCGCATGCCTTCAGCCCGCCGGAAATCTATCACTTCACCAAAGTGAACAAGCTGCCGCTGCGTACCGTGCTCGAACGCTTGAAAGCAGCCGGCCTCGGCAGCTTGCCGGGCGGTGGTGGCGAGATCCTCGTCGATCGTGTTCGCGGCGCGATGACGCGCGGCAAGGTGATGACCGACGATTGGCTGAACGTGATGCGCGTCTGGCACGAGCTCGGCGGCCGTGGCAGCGCGACGATGATGTTCGGCCACATCGAAACGCTCGCCGAGCGCATCGAACATCTCGAACGCCTCCGCCAGCTGCAAGACGAAACGCACGGCTTCACGGCGTTTATCTGCTGGACCTTCCAGCCCGATCACACCGACATGGCCCACATTCCGCCAGCCGGTTCGTTCGAATATCTCAAGACCCAAGCCGTCAGCCGTCTCTATCTCGACAACTTCCCCAACATTCAAAGCAGTTGGGTCACGCAGGGAATGAAGATCGGGCAGCTCGCGCTCCTCTTCGGCGCGAACGACATGGGCAGCCTGATGATCGAAGAAAACGTCGTCGCCGAAGCCGGCACTGTTCACTTCCTGACGCTCGATCAAATTCGCGACTCGATCACCGAGCTCGGCTACACGCCGCGTCAACGCAACGTGCATTACGAACTCCTCTCGCTCGATCACGAAGCCCGCGCGGTCGCCGCCAATCGCAAACCAAAGCCGCTGCCGCTGGTGCAACTAGCCAGTTAG
- a CDS encoding menaquinone biosynthetic enzyme MqnA/MqnD family protein has translation MKVGAVSYLNTKPLVYNLPASGDGIDLIFDLPSRLADRLAAGELDVALIPSVEFFQNPAYTIISDACIGCRGPVFSVKLFARKPIAEIKTLALDEGSRTSAALIQILLKERHEVTPQLLPLPIGSPWEESPADAILVIGDRAMHPPASEFVEIWDLGDVWCRWAELPFVFAMWVARPGIDTAELAAKLSAARDQGVAHLTQIARAEASRYELSYDQCLRYLRDNLHFTLGPRELAGLRLYYQHAVGLDLAPAGIKLPDSIPTLT, from the coding sequence ATGAAAGTCGGCGCCGTCTCCTACTTGAACACCAAACCGCTGGTCTACAACCTGCCAGCGTCCGGAGATGGTATCGATCTCATTTTCGACCTCCCCAGTCGTCTCGCCGATCGGCTGGCCGCCGGCGAGCTCGATGTTGCCTTGATACCCTCGGTCGAGTTCTTCCAGAACCCTGCCTACACGATCATCTCCGACGCCTGCATCGGCTGCCGCGGCCCCGTCTTCAGCGTGAAGCTCTTCGCCCGCAAGCCGATTGCCGAAATCAAAACGCTGGCCCTCGACGAAGGCTCACGCACGAGCGCCGCCCTCATTCAAATCCTGCTGAAGGAACGCCACGAAGTAACTCCGCAGTTGCTGCCGTTGCCGATCGGGTCTCCTTGGGAAGAATCTCCTGCCGACGCGATCCTCGTCATCGGCGATCGGGCGATGCATCCGCCCGCGTCGGAGTTTGTCGAAATTTGGGACCTCGGCGATGTTTGGTGCCGCTGGGCCGAACTGCCGTTCGTCTTCGCGATGTGGGTTGCCCGGCCTGGCATCGATACCGCCGAGCTCGCCGCGAAACTTTCTGCCGCTCGCGATCAGGGCGTCGCTCATCTCACGCAGATCGCGCGGGCCGAAGCATCGCGGTACGAACTGAGTTACGATCAATGCCTGCGCTACTTGCGCGATAACTTGCATTTCACGCTGGGCCCGCGCGAGCTCGCCGGCCTGCGACTTTATTATCAACACGCCGTCGGCCTCGACCTGGCTCCAGCCGGCATCAAGTTGCCCGACTCCATTCCGACCCTCACATGA
- a CDS encoding Hsp70 family protein: MSAQYVVGIDLGTTNSVIAYAPINAEKPQVELLEIPQLTAPGTLENRTSLPSFLYLAPDQEAAGGTLDLPWQAGQTQVAGEMARRQAADAPQRTVTAAKSWLCHSRVDRHQPILPWNAPAEVAKVSPVTATKKYLEHLRSAWENAFPNAPLASQHVVLTVPASFDAAARELTREAALAAGLPQALVLLEEPQAAVYAWLTSMGDKWRKTVKVGETLLVCDVGGGTTDLTLVGVAEERGELMLRRIAVGDHLLVGGDNMDLALAHYVAGKFGEKGTKLDPWQSVSLWHSCRTAKETLLPEEGPKKHPISVLGRGSKLIGGTITVDVERAAAADLLLEGFFPKVALTEKPARRRQSGFQEIGLPFESDTAVTRHLAAFLSAHGENGNAVQPTHVLFNGGVFKAAPFRDRLMDVLAQWAPDRPAKILTGEQDLDHSVARGAAYYGWAKLHGGVRIRGGTARSYYVGIETAGLAIPGAPRPLRALCVVPFGMEEGTSVDVPSGEIGLVVGEPADFRFFSSPTRKNDKPGDLLNSWDDNELAETDSMEVTLSKDEATTEDYVPVRFQSDITELGVFELWCASTRPAAEPQRWKLEFSVRKDAE; the protein is encoded by the coding sequence ATGTCCGCCCAATATGTAGTCGGTATCGATCTCGGCACGACCAACAGCGTCATCGCCTACGCCCCGATCAACGCCGAAAAGCCGCAGGTGGAACTGCTGGAGATTCCCCAGCTCACCGCACCGGGAACGCTCGAAAACCGGACCTCCTTGCCGTCGTTCCTCTACCTGGCTCCCGATCAGGAAGCCGCCGGCGGAACCCTCGATCTCCCCTGGCAAGCCGGTCAAACGCAGGTCGCCGGAGAAATGGCCCGCCGCCAGGCTGCCGATGCCCCGCAGCGAACCGTGACCGCGGCCAAAAGCTGGCTCTGCCACAGCCGGGTCGATCGCCACCAACCGATCCTCCCCTGGAACGCTCCCGCCGAAGTCGCCAAGGTCTCGCCCGTTACGGCGACGAAGAAATACCTCGAACACCTCCGCTCGGCATGGGAAAATGCCTTCCCCAACGCCCCGCTCGCCAGTCAGCATGTCGTGCTCACGGTGCCCGCATCGTTCGATGCTGCCGCCCGCGAACTGACTCGCGAAGCCGCCCTCGCCGCCGGTTTGCCACAGGCGCTCGTCCTGCTCGAAGAACCACAAGCCGCCGTTTATGCCTGGCTCACGAGCATGGGCGACAAATGGCGAAAGACGGTGAAAGTCGGCGAAACGCTGCTGGTCTGCGACGTCGGCGGCGGCACCACCGACTTGACCCTCGTCGGCGTAGCCGAAGAGCGCGGCGAACTGATGCTGCGCCGAATCGCCGTCGGCGATCACTTGCTAGTTGGCGGCGACAACATGGATCTCGCGCTGGCCCACTACGTCGCCGGCAAGTTCGGCGAAAAGGGGACGAAGCTCGATCCCTGGCAGTCCGTTTCCCTCTGGCACTCCTGCCGCACTGCAAAGGAAACACTGCTGCCGGAAGAAGGGCCGAAGAAGCACCCGATCAGCGTGCTCGGTCGCGGCAGTAAGTTGATCGGCGGCACGATCACCGTTGATGTCGAACGTGCTGCTGCCGCTGATTTACTCCTGGAAGGCTTCTTCCCAAAAGTCGCCCTCACGGAAAAACCAGCCCGCCGTCGCCAATCGGGCTTTCAAGAAATCGGCCTGCCGTTTGAATCCGATACCGCCGTCACTCGGCATCTCGCGGCGTTCCTTTCCGCCCACGGCGAAAACGGCAACGCAGTCCAGCCGACGCATGTTCTCTTCAACGGCGGTGTCTTCAAAGCGGCGCCCTTCCGCGATCGGCTGATGGATGTTCTCGCCCAGTGGGCTCCCGATCGCCCCGCCAAGATCCTCACCGGCGAACAAGACCTTGATCACAGCGTCGCTCGCGGCGCTGCTTACTACGGCTGGGCCAAGCTCCACGGCGGCGTGCGAATCCGCGGCGGCACTGCCCGCTCGTATTACGTCGGCATCGAAACGGCCGGCCTGGCGATTCCCGGCGCACCCCGGCCGTTGCGGGCCCTGTGCGTCGTCCCCTTCGGCATGGAAGAAGGGACCAGCGTCGACGTTCCCTCGGGCGAAATCGGCCTCGTCGTCGGCGAACCGGCGGACTTCCGCTTTTTCAGCTCGCCGACCCGCAAAAACGACAAGCCGGGCGACCTGCTCAATTCGTGGGACGACAACGAGCTAGCTGAAACCGACTCGATGGAAGTCACCCTTTCCAAAGACGAAGCCACCACCGAAGATTACGTCCCCGTCCGCTTCCAATCCGACATCACCGAGCTCGGCGTCTTCGAACTCTGGTGCGCCAGCACCCGCCCCGCGGCAGAACCGCAGCGGTGGAAGTTGGAATTCAGCGTGCGGAAAGATGCGGAGTGA
- a CDS encoding DUF2760 domain-containing protein, translating to MGRIGVAFRAFFKALFDRAVADRVDAALAGRELPALNTTGSTLPKEDVPARPAPQPKRSEALTLLAALQREARLLDLVQEPLGDYSDEQIGQAARNVLRDSAGVLQRFFALKRVSNGAEGEKADVPAGYDPARFRLVGNVTGNGPFRGNLTHAGWEATTVNLPAWTGSQNSALVVAPAEVECP from the coding sequence ATGGGACGAATCGGAGTGGCCTTTCGGGCCTTCTTTAAGGCCCTTTTTGATCGCGCGGTAGCCGATCGAGTGGATGCGGCCCTCGCCGGCCGGGAGTTGCCTGCGCTCAACACGACGGGCAGCACGTTGCCAAAAGAGGACGTGCCAGCTCGACCCGCGCCACAGCCAAAACGGAGCGAAGCCTTGACTTTGCTCGCCGCCCTGCAGCGCGAAGCCCGGCTCCTCGACCTCGTGCAGGAACCGCTCGGCGACTACAGCGACGAACAAATCGGCCAGGCCGCCCGCAACGTCTTGCGCGATTCGGCCGGCGTGCTGCAGCGGTTCTTCGCGCTGAAGCGGGTCTCGAACGGGGCAGAAGGGGAAAAGGCCGACGTCCCAGCTGGTTACGATCCAGCTCGCTTCCGCCTCGTCGGCAACGTTACGGGCAACGGCCCGTTCCGTGGCAACCTGACCCACGCCGGCTGGGAAGCTACCACTGTGAACCTGCCGGCTTGGACCGGCTCGCAAAATTCCGCTTTGGTCGTCGCACCCGCCGAAGTGGAGTGCCCGTAG